A genomic window from Pseudoalteromonas piratica includes:
- a CDS encoding sensor histidine kinase produces MKSFFNQLQRSVLWAALPGNFIALVMIWQSDLSIYLQALVSLLLILVVAINLYYLFDKLNEQFLSLANLVEALNAGDYTLRAKGATESSAFGDLVQQINRLADNLSTTRFEYKESQLLLAKLIKQIGVIIFACDENQKITLANPAAEHFFEKSESKLINHTLADLNLVELIDAPNNQLVMVANKQTKSRLHLYRDNFREAGKQHNLFILSDLESVLSHQEQKAWKDLVRVLSHEINNSLSPIISLTDTLNKISSNLPIDGEDKEDIQGGLTIIGERATRLKSFIQGYRQLATLPEPQKKPHDLAKIISRSTELLGYPCNLHLADNCMVEVDAAQLEQCLINLLKNAHEAAPQQTIDISLKQDTQQVAVEIRDLGAGISNPDNLFVPLYTTKKQGTGTGLALCRQIVLAHNGVISLSNHPESGCIATVVLPLS; encoded by the coding sequence GTGAAAAGTTTTTTCAATCAGCTACAACGTTCGGTGTTGTGGGCGGCGCTTCCAGGTAATTTTATTGCCTTGGTGATGATATGGCAGTCAGACCTCAGCATTTATTTGCAAGCACTGGTGAGTTTGTTACTAATTTTAGTGGTGGCGATTAATCTTTATTATTTATTTGATAAATTAAACGAGCAGTTTTTATCGTTAGCAAATTTAGTTGAAGCGTTAAATGCAGGTGATTACACCTTGCGCGCCAAAGGGGCGACTGAGTCATCGGCGTTCGGCGATTTAGTTCAGCAGATTAACCGACTTGCGGATAACTTATCTACCACTCGCTTTGAATACAAAGAAAGCCAGTTGTTATTAGCGAAACTGATTAAACAAATCGGTGTGATTATTTTCGCCTGTGATGAAAATCAAAAAATTACCTTGGCAAACCCTGCGGCAGAGCACTTTTTTGAAAAATCCGAGTCCAAGTTGATTAACCATACACTGGCTGATTTAAACTTGGTTGAACTTATTGATGCGCCCAATAATCAGTTGGTGATGGTGGCAAATAAGCAAACAAAATCTCGTTTGCATTTATATCGCGATAACTTTCGAGAAGCAGGTAAGCAGCATAACTTGTTTATTTTATCGGATTTAGAATCAGTACTGAGCCATCAAGAGCAAAAAGCATGGAAAGACTTAGTACGTGTGTTAAGTCATGAAATTAATAATTCGCTGTCGCCCATTATTAGCTTAACCGACACATTAAATAAAATTTCTTCGAATTTGCCGATTGACGGCGAAGACAAAGAGGATATTCAAGGTGGCTTAACCATTATTGGCGAACGAGCAACCCGCTTAAAATCCTTTATTCAAGGTTATCGACAACTTGCGACCTTGCCAGAGCCGCAAAAGAAACCGCATGATTTAGCAAAAATAATTTCCAGAAGTACAGAGTTACTAGGATATCCCTGTAATTTACATTTAGCAGATAACTGTATGGTTGAAGTGGATGCCGCCCAACTAGAGCAATGTTTAATAAATTTATTGAAAAATGCCCATGAAGCAGCGCCACAGCAAACAATTGATATTTCGCTTAAACAAGATACGCAACAAGTGGCAGTAGAAATCAGAGATTTAGGTGCAGGAATTAGTAATCCTGATAATCTTTTTGTGCCTTTATACACCACAAAAAAACAAGGCACAGGTACTGGTCTTGCGCTGTGTCGTCAAATTGTATTAGCGCATAATGGGGTAATATCGCTTAGCAACCACCCTGAAAGTGGTTGCATCGCGACAGTCGTATTACCGCTTAGTTAA